In Caldicellulosiruptor morganii, the following proteins share a genomic window:
- a CDS encoding 50S ribosomal protein L25/general stress protein Ctc gives MEPVLVYNRRDTFKKSTLNRLRSEGYIPAVAYGDDIKSLPGYVSKKEFEKLYQQKGLAGKIKIFIDGKERTALIKEVQTHYVKGNIIHVDFQILSENKPIYVEVPIIFENAEILKSRGLVLQRQMDTVEVEGLPKDIPEHLVIDLMEYEKPAAIKLKDIKLPAGIKITEDLDEVVAVIDVSEIEEEPEEEKKEEGSSSNG, from the coding sequence ATGGAACCGGTACTTGTTTATAACAGACGGGATACATTTAAAAAGAGCACTTTAAATAGGCTCAGAAGTGAAGGATATATTCCCGCTGTTGCATATGGTGATGACATAAAGAGCCTTCCAGGTTATGTTTCTAAGAAAGAATTTGAAAAATTATATCAACAAAAAGGATTAGCTGGAAAAATAAAAATCTTCATTGATGGGAAAGAGAGGACTGCGCTTATAAAAGAGGTACAAACTCATTATGTAAAAGGGAACATTATTCATGTGGATTTTCAGATACTTTCTGAAAACAAGCCTATATATGTTGAGGTGCCAATTATATTCGAAAATGCAGAGATATTAAAGTCAAGAGGACTTGTATTGCAAAGGCAAATGGATACTGTAGAGGTAGAAGGCTTGCCGAAAGATATTCCTGAGCATTTGGTAATTGATCTTATGGAATACGAAAAACCAGCAGCTATTAAATTGAAGGATATAAAACTTCCTGCTGGTATTAAAATTACAGAGGATCTGGATGAGGTTGTTGCTGTAATTGATGTAAGTGAGATTGAAGAAGAGCCAGAAGAAGAGAAGAAAGAAGAAGGCTCTTCATCAAATGGCTAA
- the rsfS gene encoding ribosome silencing factor: protein MEKILQIVRLLSEKKAQDIVVLDISKLTIIADYFIICSASNIQHVKALVDEIEEKSPAQILRIEGKESYRWVVVDYGDIIVHIFHEKEREFYNLERLWIDAQKVEIAM, encoded by the coding sequence TTGGAAAAGATACTTCAGATCGTTAGACTTCTCAGTGAGAAAAAAGCGCAGGATATTGTGGTACTGGATATATCAAAACTTACGATAATAGCTGATTATTTTATAATATGCAGCGCTTCGAATATTCAGCATGTAAAAGCACTTGTTGATGAAATTGAAGAGAAATCTCCTGCTCAGATACTCAGAATTGAAGGGAAAGAGAGCTATAGATGGGTTGTTGTTGACTATGGTGATATAATTGTGCATATATTTCATGAAAAAGAAAGAGAATTTTACAATTTAGAAAGGTTATGGATAGATGCACAAAAGGTTGAGATAGCAATGTAA
- the nadD gene encoding nicotinate (nicotinamide) nucleotide adenylyltransferase produces MKVAIFGGTFNPIHIGHLIMAQYVKNFTDVDRIIFVPNGTPPHKNSEIALPQHRFEMVRLSIEDNPDFEVSDFEIKKEGPSFTINTLEYFSILYEKVYFIIGSDNLFEIKKWYKAEQILKKFPIIVLPRERERDLIRKQIEKFFCIYNAEIILIDMPIIDISSTEIRRLIKENRSIRYMVHPKVEEYIIRKGLYKE; encoded by the coding sequence ATGAAAGTAGCTATATTTGGTGGAACATTTAATCCAATTCATATAGGACATTTGATTATGGCACAGTATGTTAAAAATTTTACGGATGTTGACAGGATTATATTTGTACCCAATGGTACACCACCCCATAAAAACTCTGAGATTGCATTGCCACAGCACAGATTTGAAATGGTAAGACTTTCAATTGAAGATAACCCGGACTTTGAAGTGAGTGATTTTGAGATTAAAAAAGAAGGACCGAGTTTTACTATAAACACACTGGAATATTTTTCAATCCTTTATGAAAAGGTATACTTTATTATAGGAAGTGATAACCTTTTTGAGATAAAAAAGTGGTACAAAGCAGAGCAGATACTTAAAAAATTCCCCATCATTGTTCTGCCAAGAGAAAGGGAAAGGGATTTGATAAGAAAACAAATAGAAAAATTTTTTTGTATATACAATGCAGAAATAATTCTGATAGATATGCCAATTATCGATATTTCTTCAACCGAGATCAGAAGATTGATAAAAGAGAACAGGAGTATAAGATATATGGTGCATCCAAAGGTGGAAGAATATATAATAAGAAAGGGGCTTTATAAAGAGTGA
- the yqeK gene encoding bis(5'-nucleosyl)-tetraphosphatase (symmetrical) YqeK — translation MNIDAIKAKLKDLLDEQRFLHSLGTMEYAILLAQRFGEDIQKAMVAGLVHDCAKCLDREELLNCAFKSGIVIDNIMINQPELLHGPAGSYLAKQLFKIYDVEILNAIAYHTTGRENMTKLEKIIYVADLIEPSRKFKSVEILREKSFENLDRAVVMAMDNTIKYVIEKGGLIHPSTIFARNQLILKESGEGN, via the coding sequence GTGAATATTGATGCAATCAAAGCAAAACTAAAAGACCTTTTGGATGAGCAAAGGTTTCTCCATTCACTGGGAACGATGGAATATGCAATTTTACTTGCTCAAAGGTTTGGAGAGGATATCCAAAAAGCTATGGTTGCAGGGCTTGTTCATGACTGTGCAAAGTGTCTTGATAGAGAAGAGTTGTTGAATTGTGCTTTCAAATCTGGTATAGTTATAGATAACATAATGATAAATCAGCCAGAGCTTTTACATGGTCCGGCAGGAAGCTATCTTGCTAAACAGCTTTTCAAGATTTACGATGTTGAAATATTGAATGCCATAGCTTATCACACAACTGGAAGAGAGAACATGACAAAGCTGGAAAAGATTATTTATGTTGCTGATTTAATTGAGCCATCAAGAAAATTCAAATCAGTGGAAATTTTGCGCGAAAAGTCTTTTGAAAATCTTGATAGGGCAGTGGTTATGGCAATGGACAATACAATAAAATATGTAATTGAAAAAGGTGGTCTTATTCATCCTTCTACTATTTTTGCAAGGAATCAATTAATTCTCAAAGAAAGCGGGGAGGGCAATTGA
- the leuS gene encoding leucine--tRNA ligase — protein sequence MEYNFREIEKKWQQKWFSQNKYKVTEDSPKPKYYVLEMFPYPSGKLHMGHVRNYSIGDVFARFMRLKGYNVLHPMGWDAFGLPAENAAIKHGIHPSDWTWSNIENMKRQLKELGISYDWDREIATCHPDYYKWTQWMFLQFYKAGLAYRKRSYVNWCPSCETVLANEQVVNGRCERCKSLVGKKDLEQWFFRITNYAERLLRDIEKLEGWPEKVKVMQRNWIGKSEGAEIEFEVEGLNKKVKVFTTRPDTLFGVTYLVLAPEHPLTREIIAGKPQEKECLEFIEKMQYLNEIERTSTETEKEGRFTGGYAIHPLTGEKVPIWIANYVLVDYGTGAVMGVPAHDQRDYDFAKKYNLPIKVVIKGDQVDTENLQSAYEGEGVLINSGKFDGLNNKEAMKKITEYLEEKGCGRACVTYKLRDWLISRQRYWGAPIPIVYCDECGIVPVPEEQLPVLLPYNVEFKPTGQSPLAYCEEFVNTTCPKCGKPAKRETDTMDTFICSSWYYFRYADPKNTEKPFEKSLVDYWLPVDQYIGGVEHAILHLLYSRFFTKVLYDLGYVPFEEPFKNLLTQGMVLKDGAKMSKSLGNIVSPEDIVEKYGADTARLFILFAAPPERDLEWSDQGVEGCFRFLNRLWRLYIELKDKLSNKDLTGQSELDDELNYRLNYTIKKVTEDIGERFSFNTAISSIMELLNFLYDYKEKGVLNEELVLKTLRNLLILIYPFTPHIACELWEIMGFEGDIEDVSWPEYDENALVRKSVEIAVQINGKIRARFEIPTDISEDELKEKILNDDKIKDLLGGKEIVKFIYVKNRLVNIVVK from the coding sequence ATGGAATACAATTTTAGAGAAATCGAAAAGAAGTGGCAGCAAAAATGGTTTTCGCAAAATAAGTACAAGGTTACAGAAGATAGTCCAAAACCCAAGTATTATGTGCTGGAAATGTTTCCATATCCTTCTGGAAAACTTCACATGGGACATGTGAGAAACTATTCAATTGGTGATGTGTTTGCACGTTTTATGAGACTCAAAGGATATAATGTGCTTCATCCAATGGGCTGGGATGCCTTTGGACTTCCCGCAGAAAATGCTGCTATCAAACACGGAATTCATCCTTCTGATTGGACATGGTCAAACATTGAAAATATGAAAAGACAGCTAAAAGAACTTGGTATTAGTTACGATTGGGACAGGGAAATTGCCACATGTCACCCGGACTACTATAAATGGACACAATGGATGTTTTTGCAATTTTACAAAGCCGGACTTGCATACAGAAAAAGATCTTATGTCAATTGGTGCCCATCCTGTGAAACAGTTTTGGCAAATGAGCAGGTTGTAAATGGAAGATGTGAAAGATGCAAATCTCTTGTAGGCAAAAAAGATTTGGAGCAGTGGTTTTTCAGAATAACCAATTATGCAGAAAGACTCCTTCGTGATATAGAAAAGCTTGAAGGGTGGCCAGAAAAAGTCAAGGTTATGCAGAGAAACTGGATTGGAAAAAGCGAAGGTGCAGAAATAGAATTTGAAGTAGAAGGACTGAATAAAAAGGTCAAAGTGTTCACCACAAGACCTGATACTCTTTTTGGTGTGACATATTTGGTTTTAGCTCCTGAACATCCACTTACCAGAGAGATAATTGCAGGAAAACCACAGGAAAAGGAATGTCTTGAGTTTATTGAAAAGATGCAATATTTAAACGAAATAGAAAGGACTTCGACGGAAACAGAAAAAGAAGGTAGATTCACAGGTGGTTATGCTATCCATCCGCTGACAGGAGAAAAGGTGCCTATTTGGATTGCAAACTATGTACTTGTAGACTATGGAACAGGTGCAGTAATGGGCGTTCCAGCTCATGACCAGAGAGACTATGACTTTGCCAAAAAATATAACTTGCCCATAAAGGTTGTAATAAAAGGAGATCAAGTTGATACAGAAAATCTTCAAAGTGCTTATGAAGGAGAAGGTGTATTAATTAATTCGGGTAAATTTGATGGGCTGAACAACAAAGAGGCTATGAAAAAGATTACTGAATATCTTGAAGAAAAGGGTTGTGGCAGAGCTTGTGTTACTTATAAACTAAGAGACTGGTTAATCTCTCGTCAGCGTTACTGGGGAGCGCCAATTCCTATTGTGTACTGTGATGAATGTGGGATTGTACCTGTGCCAGAGGAACAATTACCAGTACTTTTACCATACAATGTTGAGTTCAAACCCACTGGGCAATCACCGCTTGCTTACTGTGAGGAGTTTGTAAATACAACCTGTCCAAAATGTGGAAAACCAGCCAAAAGAGAAACTGATACAATGGACACCTTTATATGTTCATCGTGGTACTATTTCAGGTATGCAGACCCTAAGAATACTGAAAAACCTTTTGAAAAGTCACTTGTGGATTACTGGCTTCCTGTTGACCAGTATATTGGTGGAGTGGAGCATGCAATACTGCATCTTTTATATTCACGCTTCTTTACCAAGGTACTTTATGACCTGGGATATGTGCCATTTGAAGAGCCGTTTAAGAATCTTCTGACGCAGGGTATGGTGTTAAAAGATGGAGCGAAAATGTCAAAATCTCTGGGGAATATTGTAAGTCCTGAAGATATAGTGGAAAAGTATGGTGCTGATACAGCAAGGTTATTTATTCTTTTTGCGGCACCGCCTGAAAGAGATTTAGAATGGTCAGATCAAGGTGTAGAAGGCTGCTTTAGATTTTTAAACAGGCTTTGGAGACTTTATATTGAGCTGAAAGATAAACTTTCTAATAAAGATTTAACAGGTCAGTCCGAACTTGATGATGAACTGAATTACAGGCTAAATTACACAATCAAAAAGGTTACAGAGGATATTGGAGAAAGGTTTAGCTTCAACACCGCAATTAGTAGTATTATGGAGCTTTTAAATTTCTTGTACGATTACAAAGAAAAAGGAGTTTTAAATGAAGAATTGGTTTTAAAAACACTCAGGAATCTTCTAATTTTGATATACCCATTTACTCCGCATATTGCATGTGAGTTATGGGAGATTATGGGGTTTGAGGGAGATATTGAAGATGTTTCATGGCCAGAGTATGACGAAAATGCACTTGTCAGAAAAAGTGTAGAAATAGCTGTTCAGATAAATGGCAAGATAAGAGCAAGATTTGAGATTCCTACTGATATTTCTGAAGATGAGCTAAAAGAAAAGATTTTGAATGATGACAAGATAAAAGATCTTTTAGGTGGAAAAGAGATTGTGAAGTTTATATATGTTAAAAATAGACTTGTTAATATAGTGGTGAAGTAA
- a CDS encoding D-alanyl-D-alanine carboxypeptidase family protein, whose product MTKKLKQLFFGYLKIILLLTFLILNTPVPIYATQENNNLLPDISAKSAILIDAYTGQILYQKNPDLKCFPASTTKLLTALVAISKEKDLNKIFKVSKTAIMIEPGGSSYYLNEGETISFQDALYAMLLISANDAANVIAENVSGSIQEFVKEMNSFAQSIGAKDSHFVNPNGLHNPQHYTTAHDLGLVAREAYKNEILRKIMSTTEYKITTASMHKKPDWQIIYNINKLLRKNSKYYYPYANGMKTGYTAQAKRCLIASAKKDDIDLIAVILASDDAFADAIKLFNYGFNNFKKEELFKQNQIVGKMMVDKTNNKWIEGYIKSSFFILKSQSSNSQKQDITYQVDFLKDIKPPVHKDTVIGNVYIYSSGNLLTSIPVLSYESYIPQPEVSTLINSAKKGFVKGFKFLLYFLIIVVMMTVIFIIATIIRLKRRKVKLRLRSTKTIDFSSFISKKLK is encoded by the coding sequence ATGACAAAAAAGTTAAAACAACTCTTTTTCGGTTATTTAAAAATCATATTGCTGCTAACTTTTTTAATTCTAAACACTCCAGTACCAATTTATGCAACACAGGAAAATAATAATCTATTACCCGATATAAGTGCTAAGTCAGCAATTCTTATTGATGCATATACAGGACAAATCCTTTATCAGAAAAATCCGGATTTGAAATGTTTTCCTGCAAGTACAACAAAGCTCCTGACAGCTCTTGTTGCAATTTCTAAAGAAAAGGATCTTAACAAAATTTTTAAAGTCTCTAAAACTGCCATAATGATAGAACCTGGTGGCAGCAGTTACTACCTTAACGAAGGTGAAACAATATCTTTCCAGGATGCTCTTTATGCAATGCTTTTAATCTCAGCAAACGATGCCGCCAATGTAATCGCTGAAAATGTCTCTGGCAGTATACAAGAGTTTGTTAAAGAGATGAATTCATTTGCTCAAAGCATAGGTGCAAAAGATTCTCATTTTGTAAATCCAAATGGTCTTCACAATCCCCAGCATTACACAACAGCTCATGACCTGGGTTTAGTTGCTCGGGAAGCTTATAAAAATGAAATACTGCGAAAGATTATGTCAACTACTGAATATAAAATTACAACAGCTTCAATGCATAAAAAACCTGATTGGCAAATTATATACAATATTAACAAACTTTTGAGAAAAAATTCAAAGTATTATTACCCTTATGCAAATGGTATGAAGACAGGCTATACTGCTCAGGCAAAAAGATGCTTGATTGCTTCTGCTAAAAAGGATGATATAGACCTAATTGCAGTGATCTTGGCATCTGATGATGCTTTTGCCGATGCAATTAAACTTTTCAATTATGGTTTTAATAATTTTAAAAAAGAAGAATTGTTTAAACAAAATCAGATTGTCGGAAAGATGATGGTAGACAAAACTAACAATAAATGGATTGAAGGATACATTAAATCTTCGTTTTTTATTCTAAAAAGTCAAAGCTCTAACTCGCAGAAACAGGATATTACTTATCAAGTGGACTTTCTCAAAGATATAAAACCACCAGTACACAAAGATACTGTAATTGGAAATGTATACATTTATAGTAGTGGGAATTTGCTAACTTCCATTCCTGTGCTCTCATATGAAAGCTATATTCCTCAACCAGAGGTTTCAACACTTATAAATAGTGCAAAAAAAGGATTTGTCAAAGGATTCAAATTCTTGCTTTATTTTCTTATCATTGTTGTGATGATGACGGTTATTTTTATAATAGCAACTATAATAAGGCTGAAGAGAAGAAAAGTAAAACTCAGACTGAGATCAACCAAGACAATAGACTTTTCATCATTTATAAGCAAAAAACTAAAGTAA
- a CDS encoding LCP family protein yields the protein MKKIQLRKEAKVFLISFLVTIAVILVGILATGLYIKQTKTIPPFLGEIIEKVTNTESANMENKLPINILVLGSDEKQGGRSDTIMLVRIQKDFQIVVVSIPRDTRVKIEGIKGYSKINAAYAYGKSKLAVKTVEDVLGIKIDKYVAVNYEAVKRIVDLVGGVDVEVPFHLYYVDTTPGKELYIDIPAGLQHLNGEKAVEFLRWRHNSNGKEYGKGGDLGRIEMQRKFVYALIEKVLKPQNIVRLPVIVQTVSKYTDHNFTKNEIMWFIQNIGKFNMQSIMMTILPGYPKYIDKISYYILDEEKCKALVDHLNEPDVSKDELKIKILSTSTDERIIQFKNDLKNKGYVSVELGRTNKIENNQVELKRVNRKYLQLLKNDLDLSTYEIVYSPDYNDRFDVYIKVK from the coding sequence TTGAAAAAAATCCAACTTCGAAAAGAAGCAAAAGTATTTTTGATTTCTTTTTTAGTTACAATAGCTGTTATTCTTGTTGGAATTTTGGCAACTGGGTTGTATATAAAACAAACAAAAACCATACCACCTTTTTTGGGTGAAATTATTGAAAAGGTTACAAATACTGAAAGTGCCAATATGGAAAACAAGCTTCCTATAAATATTCTTGTGCTGGGAAGTGATGAAAAACAGGGTGGAAGATCAGATACCATAATGCTTGTTCGTATACAAAAAGACTTTCAGATAGTAGTAGTTTCAATACCAAGAGATACAAGAGTTAAAATTGAGGGCATAAAAGGGTACTCAAAAATAAATGCTGCGTATGCCTATGGCAAATCAAAGCTTGCTGTAAAAACAGTGGAAGATGTTCTTGGTATAAAGATAGACAAATACGTTGCTGTAAATTATGAAGCTGTTAAGAGAATAGTGGATTTGGTGGGTGGAGTTGATGTTGAAGTACCGTTTCATCTTTACTATGTTGACACCACGCCCGGAAAAGAGCTTTATATCGACATTCCCGCAGGTCTTCAGCACCTGAACGGTGAGAAAGCTGTTGAATTTTTGCGATGGAGGCATAATTCCAATGGTAAAGAATATGGAAAAGGTGGAGATTTAGGTCGTATTGAAATGCAAAGAAAGTTTGTGTATGCTTTAATTGAAAAAGTATTAAAGCCACAAAATATAGTAAGACTCCCGGTAATAGTACAAACAGTTTCTAAATATACAGATCATAATTTTACAAAAAATGAAATTATGTGGTTTATCCAAAACATAGGTAAATTCAATATGCAAAGTATCATGATGACAATTCTACCTGGTTATCCCAAGTATATAGACAAAATTTCCTATTATATTCTGGATGAAGAAAAATGTAAAGCTTTGGTGGACCATCTAAATGAACCCGATGTATCAAAAGATGAGCTGAAGATTAAAATCTTATCAACTTCAACTGACGAAAGGATAATCCAGTTTAAAAATGACCTTAAGAATAAAGGGTATGTGAGTGTTGAGCTTGGGAGGACAAATAAGATTGAAAATAATCAGGTTGAACTTAAGAGAGTGAATAGAAAGTATTTACAGCTGCTAAAAAATGACCTTGATCTTTCTACTTACGAGATTGTGTATTCACCTGATTATAATGATAGGTTTGATGTTTATATTAAAGTAAAGTAA
- a CDS encoding YesL family protein, which translates to MAGFFGFFDYTKPGPGVPEDLPPKSKFIVFFEVLARKFWKLCWLNILYFLVSLPVLVVLYLLIGSYLIPVMESATKGVQNLKDIQTVQSFLINAISLLLLSGFMVFGIGPTTAGFTYVVRNFAREEHAWVTSDFFEHLKKNIKEGFIAFIADLLIIFVFSIAIRFYSYQSIKYPSVGIIKYFLIFTFIVYVMMHIYIYPMMVTYNLKVRHIYKNAFIFTVIKLPHTIGMFLLMLSVWLIPFLLLLTTGFLLVLLLYPIIWVSILGLMQNFYTNYVFAQYLNPQKQEDQAEGKDGDITGDDQL; encoded by the coding sequence GTGGCTGGCTTTTTTGGATTTTTCGACTATACAAAACCAGGACCAGGTGTACCTGAAGATCTCCCGCCAAAGTCAAAATTTATAGTTTTCTTTGAGGTACTGGCAAGAAAGTTTTGGAAACTCTGCTGGTTGAATATTCTCTATTTTCTTGTATCATTGCCTGTGCTGGTTGTGTTGTATCTTTTAATTGGGAGTTACTTGATTCCAGTAATGGAGTCTGCAACAAAGGGAGTACAAAACTTAAAAGATATACAGACAGTACAATCATTTTTAATCAATGCAATAAGTTTGCTTCTTTTAAGTGGTTTTATGGTTTTTGGGATAGGGCCGACCACTGCAGGTTTCACTTATGTTGTCAGAAACTTTGCAAGAGAAGAGCACGCGTGGGTGACAAGTGATTTTTTTGAACATCTGAAGAAGAATATAAAAGAGGGCTTTATAGCATTTATTGCAGACTTGTTAATCATATTTGTCTTTTCTATTGCTATAAGATTTTATTCATACCAGAGTATTAAATACCCGAGTGTGGGTATTATAAAATATTTTTTGATATTTACCTTTATTGTATATGTTATGATGCATATTTATATCTATCCCATGATGGTAACCTATAACTTAAAGGTAAGACATATATATAAAAATGCTTTTATTTTTACAGTTATAAAACTTCCACACACCATAGGAATGTTCCTGTTAATGCTCAGTGTTTGGTTAATTCCATTTTTACTGTTGCTTACAACCGGCTTTCTTCTTGTGTTGTTGCTTTATCCTATTATCTGGGTAAGCATTTTGGGGCTTATGCAGAACTTTTATACAAATTATGTATTTGCACAATATTTGAATCCTCAGAAGCAAGAAGATCAAGCAGAAGGTAAAGATGGTGACATAACCGGGGATGATCAGTTATAA
- a CDS encoding argininosuccinate synthase, whose product MQFDKVVLAYSGGLDTSVIIPWLKENFGCEVIAVVVDVGQEDDFEAIKERAYKTGAAKVYIEDAKEEFVKEYIFPTLKAGAVYEGKYLLGTSMARPLIAKKLVEIAKKENADAIAHGATGKGNDQVRFEVTIKALLPDIKIIAPWRIWNLKSREDELNYLAQKGIDIPFKKEESYSMDENIWHLSHEGLDLEDPWNMPNFDKVLKITKNPISLDDQPEIIEIEFEKGIPVKVNGQKMNCVELLKYLNKAGAEHGIGIADIVENRLVGMKSRGVYETPGGTILYYAHRELEYLCLDRNTLHFKEFVAIRFAELVYDGLWFSPLREALSAFVDKTQEVVNGTVKLLLYRGNIYSAGSKSPNSLYIKDLATFEEDQMYNQKDAEGFINLFGLPLKVFGMVNKREGDLD is encoded by the coding sequence ATGCAATTTGATAAGGTAGTACTTGCGTATTCTGGGGGCTTAGATACCTCGGTAATAATACCCTGGCTAAAGGAAAATTTTGGATGTGAAGTGATTGCAGTAGTAGTAGATGTTGGTCAGGAAGATGATTTTGAGGCTATAAAAGAAAGAGCCTACAAAACCGGTGCAGCAAAAGTTTATATAGAAGATGCTAAAGAAGAATTTGTAAAAGAGTATATATTCCCCACTTTGAAAGCAGGCGCAGTGTATGAAGGAAAGTATCTTCTTGGCACATCAATGGCAAGACCGCTTATTGCAAAAAAGCTGGTTGAAATTGCTAAAAAAGAAAATGCTGATGCTATTGCTCACGGTGCAACGGGTAAAGGAAATGATCAGGTAAGATTTGAAGTAACAATAAAAGCTCTTTTGCCAGATATAAAAATAATTGCACCGTGGCGAATTTGGAATTTAAAATCACGCGAGGACGAATTGAATTACCTTGCCCAAAAGGGTATAGACATTCCTTTTAAAAAGGAAGAAAGCTATAGCATGGATGAGAACATATGGCATCTTTCACATGAAGGTCTTGACTTAGAAGATCCATGGAACATGCCAAACTTTGATAAGGTGTTAAAGATTACAAAGAATCCTATTTCATTGGATGACCAGCCAGAGATTATTGAAATAGAGTTTGAAAAAGGTATTCCGGTAAAGGTAAACGGCCAAAAAATGAACTGCGTTGAGCTTTTGAAGTATCTGAATAAAGCCGGTGCTGAACATGGTATAGGAATTGCTGATATAGTAGAGAACAGACTTGTGGGAATGAAATCACGCGGTGTGTATGAAACACCTGGTGGCACAATTCTTTACTATGCTCATAGAGAATTAGAATACCTCTGCCTTGACAGAAACACATTACATTTCAAAGAATTTGTTGCAATAAGATTTGCCGAACTTGTGTATGATGGACTCTGGTTTTCACCTTTAAGAGAAGCACTTTCTGCATTTGTTGACAAAACTCAAGAAGTTGTTAATGGTACCGTGAAACTTTTACTGTACAGGGGAAATATTTATTCTGCTGGTTCAAAGTCTCCAAATTCTCTCTATATTAAAGACCTTGCAACATTTGAGGAAGATCAGATGTACAATCAAAAAGATGCAGAAGGGTTTATAAACTTATTCGGTCTTCCATTGAAGGTATTTGGAATGGTAAACAAGAGAGAAGGTGATTTAGATTAA
- the argH gene encoding argininosuccinate lyase, translating into MKLWEGRFSKDTARIFDEFNASIKVDINLFEYDIMGSVAHAKMLSKCGIISEEEGKLIITALNDILNDYRDGKIEFDVSDEDVHMLIEKELIKRIGQVGKKVHTARSRNDQVVLDERLFCREKNIYLQELIKNLINTIIKLAEENTDAIMPGFTHLQKAQPVLFSHYILAYAQMLKRDLIRFKQNFNSININPLGSAALAGTSFDIDRFFVANQLGFEGVTENSIDTVSDRDFILEMLFNIAILQIHLSRLAEDFIIFNTDEFKFIELDDAYCSGSSIMPQKKNPDALELIRGKTGRTIGNLVGLLTVLKALPLSYNKDLQEDKEFLFDSIDTAEKSLIIINEILKTLRVNKENMLMSCKSGFINATDLADYLVSKGIAFRDAHFIVGNIVKFCIESKKTLEDVSLKEYRQFCDKIEEDVYDFIDIRNCVQRRKSYGGTSQKALMAQIDNLKEFLKSFE; encoded by the coding sequence ATTAAGCTCTGGGAAGGCAGGTTTTCAAAAGATACAGCAAGGATATTTGATGAATTCAATGCCTCTATTAAGGTTGATATCAATCTTTTTGAATATGATATTATGGGCTCTGTTGCACATGCGAAGATGCTTTCAAAATGTGGTATTATATCCGAAGAGGAAGGTAAACTAATTATAACTGCACTTAACGATATTCTGAATGATTACAGAGATGGTAAAATTGAGTTTGATGTTTCTGATGAAGATGTCCATATGCTAATCGAAAAAGAGCTTATAAAAAGAATTGGACAGGTAGGAAAAAAGGTCCATACGGCACGAAGTAGAAATGACCAGGTTGTACTTGACGAAAGACTTTTTTGCCGTGAGAAAAATATTTATTTGCAAGAGTTGATAAAAAATCTGATAAACACCATTATAAAATTGGCAGAGGAAAACACAGACGCAATTATGCCAGGGTTTACTCACCTTCAAAAAGCTCAACCGGTTTTGTTTTCACATTATATATTAGCATATGCTCAAATGTTAAAAAGGGACCTTATCAGATTTAAGCAAAATTTTAATTCAATTAATATAAATCCTCTTGGCAGTGCTGCACTTGCTGGAACCTCCTTTGACATAGATAGATTCTTTGTTGCAAACCAACTTGGATTTGAAGGAGTTACAGAAAACAGCATTGATACAGTTTCTGATAGAGATTTTATTCTGGAAATGCTATTTAATATTGCAATACTTCAAATACACCTTTCACGCCTTGCAGAAGATTTTATTATATTTAACACTGACGAGTTCAAATTTATTGAACTTGATGATGCATATTGTTCGGGTAGCAGTATAATGCCACAAAAGAAAAATCCTGATGCACTTGAGCTGATACGGGGCAAGACAGGGAGAACAATCGGCAACCTTGTTGGACTATTGACAGTTTTAAAAGCCCTTCCACTTTCTTATAATAAAGACTTACAGGAGGACAAAGAATTTTTGTTTGATTCTATTGACACTGCTGAAAAGAGCTTAATTATTATAAACGAAATATTAAAAACTTTGAGAGTGAACAAAGAAAATATGCTCATGTCCTGTAAATCTGGATTTATCAATGCAACAGACCTTGCCGATTATTTAGTTTCAAAAGGAATTGCGTTTAGAGATGCACATTTTATTGTAGGGAATATTGTTAAGTTCTGTATAGAAAGCAAAAAAACATTGGAAGATGTTTCTTTGAAGGAGTACAGACAATTCTGTGATAAAATTGAAGAAGATGTTTATGATTTTATAGATATTAGAAACTGTGTACAAAGGCGCAAAAGCTATGGTGGTACTTCCCAAAAAGCTTTAATGGCTCAAATTGATAATTTAAAAGAATTTTTAAAAAGTTTTGAATAG